A genome region from Dolichospermum compactum NIES-806 includes the following:
- a CDS encoding YheT family hydrolase, producing MYKYEYLPPYFLQNGVTMTAYTALWANRDWESKITHLEPKYHEVIFSGGQGVPIFGQVAIPPNAHSTIVGTYGITGELDQQWFLRILGRKAYAQGYAVVLFDWRAHGKTAELSPTLTSDGLYEGEDFVKIAEAAAKMGCPSPFWFTGYSLGGQLALWGVKAAADLAPKDIDVAGGAVICPSLDSLRSLTYLVKHPFGKYVESRIAKELKKLAWKIHAVYPESIQPEAIERANSIWGFDEELVIERLGFATVADYYQASSGLELLPKLSQPTLILYAADDPLFDPAIIPDLEAAARKNPNIDLLLTRYGGHVGYVSSKKCQNQYQDPDQWWAWNRVLEWIEGVRS from the coding sequence ATGTATAAATACGAATATTTACCGCCCTATTTTTTGCAAAATGGCGTGACCATGACGGCTTATACGGCTTTATGGGCTAATCGGGATTGGGAGAGTAAAATTACTCATCTAGAACCGAAATATCACGAGGTTATCTTCTCTGGGGGTCAAGGTGTGCCAATTTTTGGTCAAGTTGCTATTCCCCCAAATGCCCATAGTACAATTGTTGGCACCTATGGTATTACTGGAGAGCTAGACCAGCAATGGTTTTTACGAATTTTGGGACGCAAGGCTTACGCCCAAGGCTATGCTGTGGTGTTATTTGATTGGCGGGCGCATGGTAAAACCGCAGAATTATCGCCAACATTGACTTCTGATGGTTTGTATGAGGGGGAAGATTTTGTTAAAATAGCCGAAGCTGCGGCAAAAATGGGTTGTCCTTCACCATTTTGGTTTACGGGCTATTCTTTGGGGGGACAGTTGGCTTTGTGGGGTGTGAAAGCTGCTGCGGATTTAGCACCTAAAGACATTGACGTTGCGGGTGGGGCGGTGATTTGTCCTAGTTTGGATTCGTTGCGATCGCTCACCTATCTAGTTAAACACCCTTTTGGTAAATATGTCGAGTCTCGCATTGCTAAGGAATTGAAAAAACTAGCCTGGAAAATTCATGCTGTTTATCCTGAATCTATTCAACCAGAAGCGATTGAACGGGCTAATAGTATTTGGGGATTTGATGAAGAATTGGTAATTGAACGTTTGGGTTTTGCGACGGTTGCTGATTATTATCAAGCCAGCAGTGGTTTAGAATTATTACCAAAATTATCTCAACCAACTTTAATTTTATATGCTGCTGATGACCCTTTATTTGATCCGGCTATCATTCCTGATTTAGAAGCTGCTGCTAGAAAAAATCCCAATATAGATTTATTACTGACTCGCTACGGTGGTCATGTTGGTTATGTGAGTAGCAAAAAATGTCAAAATCAATACCAAGATCCTGATCAATGGTGGGCGTGGAATCGTGTTTTAGAATGGATAGAAGGAGTTCGGAGTTAG
- the der gene encoding ribosome biogenesis GTPase Der: MALPIVAIIGRPNVGKSTFVNRLAGDQTAIVHDEPGVTRDRTYRPAFWNDRDFVVVDTGGLVFNDDTEFLPLIRQQALTALAEASAAIFVVDGQAGLMPADEEISEWLRQQPVPVLLAVNKCESPDQGAIQAAEFWELGLGEPFPISAIHGSGTGEILDELMNHIPQTVETEENPEIKVAIIGRPNVGKSSLLNAFVGENRAIVSPISGTTRDTIDTIVERGGQTYRLIDTAGIRKKKHIEYGTEFFSINRAFKAIRRSDVVLLVIDALDGVTEQDQKLAGRVLEEGRACVVVVNKWDAVEKDSYTIYDHEKELESRLHFTEWADTIFVSANTGLRVEKILELVNQAAEAHKRRVSTSVINEVLEDAISWHSPPTSRGGRQGKIYYGTQVSSQPPSIALFVNDNTRFNDNYRRYIERQFRKQLGFQGTPIRLFWRSKKVREMEIGGPNRATRVK; this comes from the coding sequence ATGGCATTGCCAATTGTTGCAATTATCGGTCGCCCCAATGTGGGCAAATCTACCTTTGTAAATCGTCTTGCCGGAGATCAAACGGCGATCGTCCACGATGAACCAGGGGTAACACGCGATCGCACTTATCGTCCAGCTTTTTGGAATGATCGTGATTTTGTCGTAGTAGATACAGGTGGCTTAGTTTTTAACGATGACACCGAATTTCTCCCTTTGATTCGGCAACAGGCTTTAACGGCTCTTGCGGAAGCCTCTGCTGCTATTTTCGTAGTAGATGGGCAAGCGGGTTTGATGCCCGCAGATGAAGAAATTTCCGAATGGTTACGTCAGCAACCAGTTCCCGTATTACTGGCTGTGAATAAATGTGAATCTCCAGATCAAGGCGCGATTCAAGCCGCTGAATTTTGGGAATTAGGACTAGGTGAACCTTTCCCCATTTCCGCTATTCATGGTAGTGGCACAGGGGAAATCCTAGATGAGTTAATGAACCACATTCCTCAGACAGTAGAAACCGAGGAAAATCCAGAAATCAAAGTCGCTATTATTGGTAGACCAAATGTAGGCAAATCAAGCTTACTAAATGCTTTTGTTGGTGAAAATAGAGCTATTGTTAGTCCTATTTCTGGAACAACTAGAGATACAATTGATACAATAGTTGAACGAGGTGGACAGACTTACAGGTTAATTGATACTGCTGGTATTCGCAAAAAGAAACATATAGAATACGGAACGGAATTTTTCAGTATTAACCGTGCGTTTAAAGCTATTCGTCGTTCTGATGTGGTTTTATTAGTGATTGATGCTTTAGATGGTGTCACTGAACAAGATCAAAAATTAGCAGGGCGCGTCTTAGAAGAAGGTCGCGCTTGTGTTGTGGTTGTGAACAAATGGGATGCTGTCGAGAAAGATTCTTACACCATTTATGACCATGAAAAAGAACTAGAATCACGCTTACATTTTACAGAATGGGCAGATACTATTTTTGTGAGCGCAAATACGGGGCTACGGGTAGAAAAGATTTTAGAATTGGTCAATCAAGCGGCTGAGGCACACAAACGCCGTGTGAGTACATCAGTCATTAATGAAGTTCTGGAAGATGCTATCAGTTGGCATTCACCACCGACTTCACGGGGCGGTCGTCAGGGTAAGATATACTATGGTACTCAAGTCAGCAGTCAGCCTCCTTCCATTGCGCTGTTTGTTAATGATAATACCCGCTTTAATGACAATTATCGCCGTTACATTGAACGCCAATTCCGTAAACAGCTTGGCTTTCAAGGTACACCGATTCGGTTATTTTGGCGCAGTAAGAAAGTTCGAGAAATGGAAATTGGCGGACCAAATCGTGCTACTCGTGTAAAATAG
- a CDS encoding response regulator transcription factor — MPRILVIDDDPAISELVAVNLEMAGYDVSQAEDGIKGQALALQLQPDLIMLDLMLPRVDGFTVCQRLRRDERTAEIPILMLTALSQTHDKVEGFNAGADDYLTKPFELEELLARVRALLRRTDRIPQAAKHSEILNYGPITLVPERFEAIWFKATVKLTHLEFELLHCLLQRHGQTVSPSEILREVWGYDPDDDIETIRVHIRHLRTKLEPDPRHPRYIKTVYGAGYCLELPSVPPGMEETLATVVE; from the coding sequence ATGCCGAGGATTCTTGTCATAGACGATGACCCAGCGATTTCAGAACTTGTTGCCGTCAACTTGGAAATGGCGGGCTACGATGTTAGTCAAGCTGAAGATGGCATTAAAGGTCAGGCTCTGGCTTTACAGCTACAACCAGACTTAATTATGCTTGATCTGATGTTACCTAGAGTAGATGGATTTACAGTTTGTCAACGCCTACGTCGGGATGAACGGACTGCCGAGATTCCTATTTTGATGTTAACTGCTTTAAGCCAAACCCATGACAAAGTGGAAGGGTTTAATGCTGGTGCAGACGACTATCTAACCAAACCCTTTGAGCTAGAAGAATTGTTAGCGCGAGTAAGGGCTTTATTAAGACGCACTGACCGGATTCCCCAAGCGGCAAAACATAGCGAAATTCTAAACTATGGACCGATTACCCTCGTTCCCGAAAGATTTGAGGCTATCTGGTTCAAAGCAACGGTGAAACTGACTCATTTAGAGTTTGAGTTACTCCACTGTTTGCTGCAACGTCATGGACAAACGGTTTCCCCTAGCGAAATCCTCAGAGAAGTGTGGGGTTATGATCCTGATGATGACATTGAGACTATTCGGGTGCATATTCGCCATTTGAGAACCAAACTTGAACCCGATCCTCGTCATCCGCGCTACATTAAAACCGTCTACGGTGCAGGATATTGCCTGGAATTACCTAGTGTACCTCCAGGAATGGAGGAAACTTTGGCGACAGTAGTTGAGTGA
- a CDS encoding ferredoxin-thioredoxin reductase variable chain, translating into MKVGDRVRVKESVVVYHHPEHRGDAFDIKDSEGELVAIVTQWHDRPVSANFPFLVQFSKKFKAHLRDFEIETI; encoded by the coding sequence ATGAAAGTAGGCGATCGCGTGCGCGTTAAAGAATCAGTAGTAGTTTATCATCATCCCGAACATCGTGGTGATGCTTTTGACATCAAGGATTCAGAAGGGGAATTAGTAGCTATTGTCACCCAATGGCATGATAGACCTGTAAGTGCTAACTTTCCTTTTTTAGTCCAGTTCAGCAAAAAATTTAAAGCCCATTTACGCGATTTTGAAATAGAAACTATCTAG
- the hetI gene encoding 4'-phosphopantetheinyl transferase HetI, with the protein MCNLNWLPAPKKLDLLLNDVHIWRINLNSSELQLQSFRETLSSDEIARAERFYFPEHRQRFIAGRGTLRTILGQYLDIDPKQVEFEYQPRGKPLLAAKFANQGLLFNLSHSQDLALLGVSYQHQIGVDLEHIRTMSDLEGLAKRFFSAREYEYLRLFSPAEQQQIFFRYWTCKEAYLKATGDGLVQLEEIEIDLTPNQPSQLLVSGDWSLRELTPADNFAAAVVVTGSNINLRCWE; encoded by the coding sequence GTGTGTAATTTGAATTGGCTACCCGCACCTAAAAAATTAGATTTGTTATTAAATGATGTGCATATTTGGCGCATTAATTTAAATTCATCAGAATTACAATTACAATCTTTTCGGGAAACTTTATCTAGTGATGAAATTGCTCGCGCTGAAAGGTTTTATTTTCCTGAACATCGGCAAAGATTTATAGCTGGACGTGGCACTCTCCGCACAATTTTAGGGCAATATTTGGATATTGACCCTAAACAGGTAGAATTTGAATATCAGCCGCGTGGTAAGCCTTTATTGGCGGCTAAATTTGCTAATCAAGGACTATTATTTAATTTATCTCATTCCCAAGATTTGGCTTTATTGGGGGTAAGTTATCAACATCAAATTGGTGTGGATTTAGAACATATTCGCACTATGTCTGATTTGGAAGGTCTGGCGAAAAGATTCTTTTCTGCTAGAGAATATGAATACCTGCGACTATTTTCCCCCGCCGAACAACAACAAATATTTTTTCGTTATTGGACTTGTAAAGAAGCTTATTTAAAGGCTACAGGAGATGGTTTGGTGCAGTTGGAAGAAATTGAAATAGATTTAACACCAAATCAACCTAGTCAATTACTTGTATCAGGAGATTGGAGTTTAAGGGAATTAACCCCAGCAGACAATTTTGCGGCTGCGGTTGTGGTTACAGGTAGTAATATTAATTTGCGTTGTTGGGAATAG
- a CDS encoding energy-coupling factor transporter transmembrane component T family protein, translating into MDLLRSLPLGLYLEEPETWLHKLDPRVKLIWLLSFLSSYIVANNYWRVLLVLLLITFTVFAKIPLRVWRQQMGWLLILSFMVLVIGSISPDGLGVSYQSRLPANEQILTQPITDKKTQVTPVIADNSKKYSYVLFQKGFVKINRRSLDLAISLSTIVFTLIYSTNLYLLTTAPEEITSGMESLMQPLRRFNIPVTEITLTLTLSLRFIPLVLEEIQNLVRSVMTRAINWKKLGLKGGAKVWLIVTERLLENLLLRAEQMANAMMVRGFTSPNEHRVKWQELKLKMGDWLAIATLMIFWVIRIAFGADTAA; encoded by the coding sequence ATGGATTTATTGCGATCGCTCCCCCTCGGACTTTACTTAGAAGAACCGGAAACTTGGTTACATAAACTCGACCCGCGAGTGAAGTTAATTTGGTTATTAAGCTTTCTCAGTAGCTATATTGTCGCTAATAACTATTGGCGAGTATTATTGGTATTACTGCTAATTACTTTTACTGTATTTGCCAAAATTCCTTTGCGAGTATGGCGACAACAAATGGGCTGGTTGTTGATACTATCATTTATGGTATTAGTAATTGGCTCGATTAGTCCTGATGGATTAGGCGTGAGTTATCAATCCCGCTTACCCGCAAATGAACAAATTCTCACTCAACCAATAACTGATAAAAAGACCCAAGTTACCCCAGTAATAGCAGATAACAGTAAAAAGTATAGCTATGTGTTATTTCAGAAAGGATTTGTGAAAATAAATCGCCGTTCTTTGGATTTGGCAATTAGCTTGAGTACAATAGTTTTTACATTAATCTATAGCACTAATTTATATTTACTCACAACTGCACCAGAAGAAATAACTTCGGGTATGGAAAGTTTAATGCAGCCTTTGAGAAGGTTCAATATTCCAGTTACAGAAATTACCCTGACTCTAACTTTATCTTTGCGGTTTATCCCCCTAGTTTTAGAAGAAATCCAAAACCTAGTGCGTTCGGTGATGACTAGGGCAATTAATTGGAAAAAGCTAGGATTAAAAGGAGGAGCAAAAGTTTGGTTAATTGTCACCGAGAGATTATTAGAAAATCTGCTTTTAAGGGCGGAACAAATGGCAAATGCGATGATGGTAAGGGGTTTTACTAGTCCTAACGAACATCGGGTTAAATGGCAAGAGTTAAAATTAAAAATGGGTGATTGGTTAGCGATCGCCACTTTAATGATATTTTGGGTAATTAGAATAGCCTTTGGGGCTGATACCGCAGCGTGA